The Ornithinimicrobium faecis region CCGTCAACACCATGCCGCACGCCACGATGGAGTCCGCGGCGGACCACTCCCAGATCACCGGGGACACGATCACCGGGACGTATGCCGAGTCCCAGGCGGTCCTGGACCGTCTGGAGACCGTTGGGGTCAGCTATGCGCAGGTGGTCGAGACCCTGGAGACCGAGGGCGTCGACAAGTTCGTGAAGTCCTGGGGCGACCTGCTCGGCTCCGTGCAGGGCGAGCTTGACCGGCTGGCCGGCGAGAGCAAGTGAGCGCGCTGTCCGTCGAGGCACTCGGCGCCGCAGCCGACGCCGTCGAGGCCCATCTGCCCACCCTCGTCGAGGACAAGGTCGCCTCGCGACTCTTCGCTCAGGACGCCACGCTGTGGGGCCCTGACGCGGAGTCCGAGTCGGCGATCCGCCTGGCCTGGACCAGTCTGCACCGCACCTCCCGGCCGCTGGTCGGCGAGGTCTCGGCGCTGCGCGAGCAGCTCAGGGAGCGCGGGGTGCACCGCATCGCCCTGTGCGGGATGGGCGGCTCCTCGCTGGCTCCAGAGGTGATCTGTGCGACGGCGGGCGTCGAGCTCGTGGTCGTGGACTCCTCCGACCCCGACATGGTGCGTTCCTGTGTGGAGGATGACCTCGCGGGCACGGCCGTGGTGGTGTCCTCCAAGTCGGGCTCAACGGTCGAGACCGACTCCCAGCGACGCATCTTCATCAAGGCCTTCCAGGACGCCGGGATCGACCCGACCGAGCGGATCGTCATCGTCACCGACCCGGGCAGCGCGATGGACAAGCAGTCGCGCGCCGACGGCTATCGCGTCATCAACGCCGACCCCGACGTCGGCGGCCGCTATTCCGCGCTGACCGCCTTCGGACTGGTGCCCTCGGGCCTGGCCGGGGTCGACATCGGTGCACTGCTCGATGAGGCCGAGGTGGTCGCTGACCTGCTCGCCGAGGACGACGCCGCCAACCCGGGTCTGCGCCTGGGCGCTGCGCTGGGTGGCACCTCGCCGCTGCGGGACAAGCTGCTGCTGACCGACCGGGGCACTCCCATCGTGGGGTTCGCCGACTGGGCCGAGCAGCTCATCGCCGAGAGCACCGGCAAGGAGGGCACCGGTCTGCTGCCGGTGGTCGTCGGGTCCGACGGCGCGTCCGAACAGGTCGCCACAGCGCCCGATGCCTCGGTGATCGCCCTGACCGCTGATGACGACGAGGCCGGTCCGACCGAGGCCGTCCCCTCCCAGGTCAACGTGGCCGGGACCCTCGGTGCCCAGCTGCTGTTGTGGGAGGTGGCCACCGCTGTGGCCGGCCGCCTGCTGGGCATCAACCCGTTCGACCAGCCGGACGTGGAGAGCGCCAAGAACGCCGCCCGTGACCTGATGGCCAACCCGTCCGAGACGGCCGAGCCCGCGCTCGGCACGGACGACGCCGTGGAGATCCGCACCACCGGGACCGCGCTGAGTCTGAGCGGCTCCGCCGACTCGCTCGAGGCGTCCGTGGACACCCTCCTGGCGACGCTGGACCCCGAGCGCGGCTACCTGGCAGTGATGGTCTATCTCGACCGGTTGGCCCACGCCGACCTCGCTGCCGTGCGCGGTGCGTTGGAGGCCCGCACCGGGCGTCCCGTCACCTTCGGGTGGGGGCCACGCTTCCTGCACTCCACCGGACAGTTCCACAAGGGCGGTCCCGCCGTCGGTGCCTATCTCCAGGTGACCGGCACGCCCGTCGAGGACGTCGAGGTGCCGGGGCAGGAGTTCACGCTGGGCACCTTCATCGCGGCCCAGGCTGCCGGTGACGCCCAGGTGCTGGCCGATGCCGGTCGCCCGGTGTTGCGTCTGCACCTGACCGACCAGGAGGCTGGTCTCACCCAACTGCGAGAGGTGCTGGGTCGCCAGTGAGTCCAGTGGAGGTCACCGCCCACCGCAACCCCCTGCGTCATCCCGACGACAAGCGACTCCCCCGGATCGCCGGGCCGTGCAGCATGGTGATGTTCGGTGTCACCGGAGACCTCGCGCGCAAGAAGTTGATGCCGGCGATCTATGACCTGGCCAACCGGGGTCTGCTGCCGGCAGGGTTCTCCCTCGTCGGGTTTGCCCGCCGTGACTGGCAGCAGCAGGATTTCGGCAAGGTCGTGCACGACTCGGTGCGTGCCCATGCCCGGACTCCGTTCCGCGAGGATGTGTGGCGCAGTCTGGCCGAGGGCTTCCGCTTCGTCCCGGGCAACTTCGACGACGCGGATGCCTACGAGGTCCTGGCCAACACGGTCCGTGAGTTGGACGAGGAGCGTGGCACCGGCGGCAACCACGCGTTCTACCTGTCCATCCCGCCGACCTACTTCGCGACCGTCTGCGAGCACCTGCGGGCCTCCGGGCTGAGCGACCCGATCCCGGGCAGTTGGCGGCGCGTGGTCATCGAGAAGCCGTTCGGGCACGACCTGGCCAGCGCCCAGGAGCTCAACAAGATCGTGGAGGACGTCTTCCCGCCCGACTCGGTCTTCCGGATCGACCACTACCTCGGCAAGGAGACGGTGCAAAACCTGTTGGCGCTGCGGTTCGCCAACCAGATGTTCGAGCCGATCTGGAACAGCAACTATGTCGACCACGTGCAGATCACGATGGCCGAGGACATCGGCATCGGCGGTCGCGCGGGCTATTACGACACGGTCGGTGCCGCCAAGGACGTCATCCAGAACCACCTGC contains the following coding sequences:
- a CDS encoding glucose-6-phosphate isomerase, yielding MSALSVEALGAAADAVEAHLPTLVEDKVASRLFAQDATLWGPDAESESAIRLAWTSLHRTSRPLVGEVSALREQLRERGVHRIALCGMGGSSLAPEVICATAGVELVVVDSSDPDMVRSCVEDDLAGTAVVVSSKSGSTVETDSQRRIFIKAFQDAGIDPTERIVIVTDPGSAMDKQSRADGYRVINADPDVGGRYSALTAFGLVPSGLAGVDIGALLDEAEVVADLLAEDDAANPGLRLGAALGGTSPLRDKLLLTDRGTPIVGFADWAEQLIAESTGKEGTGLLPVVVGSDGASEQVATAPDASVIALTADDDEAGPTEAVPSQVNVAGTLGAQLLLWEVATAVAGRLLGINPFDQPDVESAKNAARDLMANPSETAEPALGTDDAVEIRTTGTALSLSGSADSLEASVDTLLATLDPERGYLAVMVYLDRLAHADLAAVRGALEARTGRPVTFGWGPRFLHSTGQFHKGGPAVGAYLQVTGTPVEDVEVPGQEFTLGTFIAAQAAGDAQVLADAGRPVLRLHLTDQEAGLTQLREVLGRQ
- the zwf gene encoding glucose-6-phosphate dehydrogenase translates to MSPVEVTAHRNPLRHPDDKRLPRIAGPCSMVMFGVTGDLARKKLMPAIYDLANRGLLPAGFSLVGFARRDWQQQDFGKVVHDSVRAHARTPFREDVWRSLAEGFRFVPGNFDDADAYEVLANTVRELDEERGTGGNHAFYLSIPPTYFATVCEHLRASGLSDPIPGSWRRVVIEKPFGHDLASAQELNKIVEDVFPPDSVFRIDHYLGKETVQNLLALRFANQMFEPIWNSNYVDHVQITMAEDIGIGGRAGYYDTVGAAKDVIQNHLLQLLALTAMEEPIDFTAQSVRTEKLKVLASARLPQDLGAATSRGQYAKGWQGSELAQGYLKEDGVAADSLTETYAAIKLEVDTRRWAGVPFYLRAGKRLGKRVTEIAVVFKRAPHLPFSSTATEELGQNAIVIRVQPDEGITMRFGSKVPGSQMEVRDVTMDFGYGASFTESSPEAYERLILDVLLGDPPLFPRHEEVELSWKILDPVINYWAENKVVPGAYPAGTWGPESADELMRRDGREWRLP